The Fodinibius saliphilus genome segment CTCTTTACGCCTGAACACTTTATGAAGGTTTCAACCAAGGATCCCTTTAAGCGTAAACAGTTACGCGAAGGACTTAAGCAATTGGCTGAAGAAGGTGTGGTACACGTATTTGAGGTACCCAATGGTGTTGGAAATGAATTGTTGCTTGGAACTGTAGGGGCCTTGCAGTTTGAGGTAGTTGAGCATCGAATGGAAACCGAATATAATACTGAGCTACATATGAGTGCGGTGTCCTATCATGCGGCGCGTTGGTTAAGTGGCGATCCAGAAGTGATAGATACATTGGAGGGAAGCTATTCTACCCATGTTACAAAGGATATGGAAAACCATCCGATTGTTCTTTTTGACAGCGGCTATGCCCTTTCCCAGGCCGAGCAGAAGGTAGGACCTGAAAACCTGTTCAAGTTCAAGCAAAATACGTAAACCAAAGTTACGGAAAAATAACATTCTTTTAATAGCTTGACATAGGATTGTCAAAGAGGCGGTTATTTTTATCTTCTCATAACATAGTTAAAGCTAGGAAAAAATGGATATGGAAAAGAAATTCAGGAACTGGGAATACAAGTCCAATTCCTGAATTAAACTCCTCTATCTATTTTCCTCCATTGGCCTGTAGGTCGTCGATACATAAATCATCAAGAGGGGGAATACTACCGCTAAAGTTTGAAAAGAAATCAGTAGTGCGGACCGAAGGTTCCATCAGGCAGCCGTCAGTTGTACAGTGAGCACTTCCACTCGTTTTATGATCCGTTTGCATAGGGCTTCCAATATCAACCAGGCCCATATTATGCCCGAATTCGTGGCGGAAAACTGTGCTTTCAATCTTTTCTTCGCTGGGGGATACAGGGGGTTCACCGCTGATATCTTCCATTCTTTTACCCATAAATGCTACTGATGTATTCCAGTAGGCCACACCCAGTACGTTTGGCTGTTCGTATTCACCATCCAAAACTAAAAAGTAGACATGGAGTGTATTGCCGGATGCTTTGGTGAAGTTATCACGGTGCTCTTCTTCCAGTGCTCGGATATCATTAATAGAATACGAGCTTTGATCACCGGAAGATATCTGAGTTTGATTGGTTAAAGAGATGGATTGTTTATTAAGTCGTTCTTCCAAAAATGTTTGGAGACTGTTAAGTCCTTCTTGTGTGGGTTCGTGGCCCGGCATATAGTCAATTTCTACTTCTATAGAGGTATATTGGTTAGCCGTCAAAAATGAGCGAGCAGAATCACCCGGTGCCGCCTTGCTGTTGAATTCCATGGGATCATTTCCAAGATCGCTACCGGTTGAAGAATCGCTACAGCTGAGGGTGATAATACTCAGTGAGAGAGTTACGACAACTAAAGTGAGTCTCTTAAAGAGTTTCATAATGGGTATCAATATTAC includes the following:
- a CDS encoding peptidase; the protein is MKLFKRLTLVVVTLSLSIITLSCSDSSTGSDLGNDPMEFNSKAAPGDSARSFLTANQYTSIEVEIDYMPGHEPTQEGLNSLQTFLEERLNKQSISLTNQTQISSGDQSSYSINDIRALEEEHRDNFTKASGNTLHVYFLVLDGEYEQPNVLGVAYWNTSVAFMGKRMEDISGEPPVSPSEEKIESTVFRHEFGHNMGLVDIGSPMQTDHKTSGSAHCTTDGCLMEPSVRTTDFFSNFSGSIPPLDDLCIDDLQANGGK